CCCGGATCGGGGAACGCCTCAACGAGTCGGCGCACGCCGAACAGGACAGGGCCGTCCACGAGTACGCCCAGGCCGGAACCGACCTGCTGCCGGTGCTGGCCTCGAAGGAGCACCAGGTGGAGGAAGCGGTCGCCGAGGCCTTCCCCGAGCTGGAGTCGGCGCAACTGAACCACTCGAACAACGTTCAGGGCTGGCGGGCCGGTCGGGCCGCGGCCGACAGCGCCGCCCTGCACACCGGCCAGCGGATCGAGGCCTGAGGCCGGGTCGCGCCGTTCGGCGGTGATCCGGTGCGGGAGTTCACGTGAACGCCGGGCGGGGCCCGGAGTGAGGGGATAGTTTCGCACCATGGACGAGATCTCTCCAGAACCGCCGCTGCCCGAGCAGATGCCGCCCCGGTTGTCGAGGGCTCTCGGAGAGCTCGACCTCCCCCGCGGGGTCGCGCGCGAGCTGGAGGACGATCCGGACGAGGCTGGAACGATCCTCCTGGAGACCGCTTACCAACTGGACGGCGCGGGGCGGCCGGACCAGGCCCGGGGCATCCTGGAAGCACTCCGGGAGCACCCTCCTACACCCGAGGACGGGCAGTACGCCTCGATCGAGGTCATACGGCGGCTGCGCGAAGACGGTGGAGCCGACGCGGTGCGGGAGGCGGAGGGGGTGCTCGGGGAACTCCTGCGGCCCGGCCGTCTGGAACCGGGGCCCGCCGGCCTCCTCGCCGAGGACCTGATGGAAGCGGGAGATCTGGAGCGGGCGTTGCGCTGCGCCAATATCGCCTCCCGTGAGCTGCTCGTCGAACCCGCCGAGGACCTCGTCGACGCCGACGCGGCCATGATGCACCCCCTGTTCATCCGTGCCCGTCTTCGCGGCAAAACGGGC
This DNA window, taken from Nocardiopsis exhalans, encodes the following:
- a CDS encoding SEC-C metal-binding domain-containing protein, translating into MDEISPEPPLPEQMPPRLSRALGELDLPRGVARELEDDPDEAGTILLETAYQLDGAGRPDQARGILEALREHPPTPEDGQYASIEVIRRLREDGGADAVREAEGVLGELLRPGRLEPGPAGLLAEDLMEAGDLERALRCANIASRELLVEPAEDLVDADAAMMHPLFIRARLRGKTGLPMDEHDDVVLAVAKRVLRENPELDWDEDSDGWDEDVPGQGGGDVPPPGPLQGIQVLVRRGDFDRARSRGLLTDDAAQQGPDRYFRATEEVLRDSSGERPAMSFHTVLFGVDEMAAFAGVRDLDPADVATHRAWAHSEVPDGSPRLLAWPPGRNEACWCGSERKYKKCCGSPAHR